The stretch of DNA ACGAAGCTTCTGGAAGATGATACCGAGCGCTTCGTGGACGTCGTCGATACTTTTCGCGCCCGTGCAGACGATCTTGCCCGAGCGGAAGATGAGGGCGGCCGCCTTCGGTTCCTGTGTCCGGTAGACCAGCCCCGGGAAGTTGTCGGGGTTGAAGTCCGCCCCCGGGAGGTCCTCTGCCAACGCTTCGAGGTCGAGCTCTTGCCCGATACCGGTCGACGCCACCACGTTCTGAATCTCTATCGAATCTGCCGGATCACTCATCGTATGCGACCAAATGCACGCCCCATGCTTATAAACCACCCCGGAGATGAGCGAGTCACGATTCCCGACGCCGCTCGATCGGTCGGATCGCCCCCATGCAGGTGCGAGTCACGATAGGGATCACCACGCACATATCAACCTGTCTGCCGATTTCGGCGGAAACCAACGGGGTTAAGTGTTCAACTCCACTCGGATGTAATGCGAAGGCGGCGAGGGCGACGATGCCCTCGGCCCCGGACCGGAACGCCGACGCGGGGCGACCCCACGCTCGATCAACGGGCTTATATGGGTCGCCCACCTCGGTTCAGGTCCGAACGAAAGATGAGGATTCCCCCCCTGCGGTCCGCCGTAAGACGGAATCTGATGTGAGCCTCGGTGGTTCGGTGACACCCGGTCGATCGGGCGACCCGAACCGCCACCTTGGACCTCAGTGGTCTTTACGACGCGGAAACATTACGTTTCCCGCCACCCCTCACTCCACATGGAGTGAGCCCATTCCGGTTGATCCTGCCGGAGGCCATTGCTATCGGGGTCCGATTTAGCCATGCTAGTTGTACGAGCTTACACTCGTAGCAAATAGCTCCGTAACACGTGGCCAAACTACCCTACAGAGAACCATAACCTCGGGAAACTGAGGCTAATAGTTCATACCCGTCCCAGCCTGGAACGGCGGGACGCGCAAACGCTCCGGCGCTGTAGGACGTGGCTGCGGCCGATTAGGTAGACGGTGGGGTAACGGCCCACCGTGCCGATAATCGGTACGGGTTGTGAGAGCAAGAACCCGGAGACGGAATCTGAGACAAGATTCCGGGCCCTACGGGGCGCAGCAGGCGCGAAACCTTTACACTGCACGCACGTGCGATAAGGGGACCCCGAGTGCGAGGGCATACAGTCCTCGCTTTTCACCACCGTAAGGTGGTGGTGGAATAAGAGCTGGGCAAGACCGGTGCCAGCCGCCGCGGTAATACCGGCAGCTCGAGTGATGGCCGATCTTATTGGGCCTAAAGCGTCCGTAGCCGGCCACACAAGTCCATCGGGAAATCCGCCAGCCTAACTGGCGGGCGTCCGGTGGAAACTGTGTGGCTCGGGATCGGAAGACCCAACGGGTACGTCTTGGGTAGGAGTGAAATCCTGTAATCCTGGACGGACCACCGATAGCGAAAGCACGTTGGGAAGACGAATCCGACGGTGAGGGACGAAAGCCAGGGTCTCGAACCGGATTAGATACCCGGGTAGTCCTGGCCGTAAACGATGTCTGCTAGGTGTGGCTCCCACTACGAGTGGGTGCTGTGCCGTAGGGAAGCCGCTAAGCAGACCGCCTGGGAAGTACGTCCGCAAGGATGAAACTTAAAGGAATTGGCGGGGGAGCACTACAACCGGAGGAGCCTGCGGTTTAATTGGACTCAACGCCGGACATCTCACCAGCATCGACAACGGCAATGACGATCAGGTTGATGACCTTGTCAGAGCCGTTGAGAGGAGGTGCATGGCCGCCGTCAGCTCGTACCGTGAGGCGTCCTGTTAAGTCAGGCAACGAGCGAGACCCGCACTCCTAATTGCCAGCACCGGCTTCGGCCGGGTGGGTACATTAGGAGGACTGCCGTGGCTAACACGGAGGAAGGAACGGGCAACGGTAGGTCAGTATGCCCCGAATGTGCTGGGCTACACGCGGGCTACAATGGCCGAGACAATGGGTTCCCACCTCGAAAGAGGGCGGTAATCTCCTAAACTCGGTCGTAGTTCGGATTGAGGGTTGAAACTCACCCTCATGAAGCTGGATTCGGTAGTAATCGCGTGTCAGCAGCGCGCGGTGAATACGTCCCTGCTCCTTGCACACACCGCCCGTCAAAGCACCCGAGTGGGGTCCGGATGAGGCCGAGTTCCTCGGTCGAATCTGGGCTCCGCAAGGGGGCTTAAGTCGTAACAAGGTAGCCGTAGGGGAATCTGCGGCTGGATCACCTCCTACTGACCGGGACCTCCCACACGGGAGGCCCACCACGTAGTGACCACGACTCCAAGGAAACGGTTCGACCGCCCGCGCGACCGGGCACCTACGATCCACCGAGGCTCACACCACAGGACACTCGCCCCGCGTCCCACCGACGGGACCGGGCCCGTAGCTCAGCGGTAGAGCACCTCCTTTGCAAGGAGGATGCCTTGGGTTCGAATCCCAACGGGTCCATGCCGACTCACTCGCACGCCCGAATCGCACTCCTTAAGTGCAAGACGGCGTTCGATTGAGTCACGCAAGACCGATGCACCATCCCGCGTAAGCGCGGATGGGAAGGGTCGAACGCACTCGCGTCCACGAGAGCGTGATGACACCGTATGTACGTGCGATCCAGGCGTCCACTGGACCCGACAGTTATCCGGGTCACTAGTGTGACATCCATCAAACTGGCTACTGTGCCAGCTGGTGAATGGCTCGGCTCGAGAGCCGAAGACGGACGTGCCAAGCTGCGATAAGCCTCAGGGACCTGCATGGAAGGTAAGAACTGAGGATCTCCGAATGGGAATCCCCTCGCAATTGCCTCGCGCAATGGGGAACGCTCCGAATTGAAACATCTCAGTAGGAGCAGGAAGAGAACGCAAATCGCGATCCCGTTAGTAACCGCGAGTGAACGCGGGCCAGCCCAAACCGAATCCGCAAGGACATGTGGTGCCGGGCTGACCATCAGCGTCCGACCCGTCCCGAGAAGTCTCCTGAAACGGAGCGCGATACAGGGTGACAGCCCCGTATCGGAACGCAGTACGACGTGAGTCAGTTCCAGACTAGCGGGGATTGGATATTCCTCGTGAACGTCCCGGGCATCAACCGGGAAGGCTAAACACTCCTCGAGACCGATAGCGAACAAGTAGCGTGAGCGAACGCTGAAAAGTATCCCGAGAAGGGAACTGAAATAGAGCCTGAACTCAGTTGGCGATCGAGCGACGGGGCATACAAGGTCCCTCGACGAATGACCGTGGGGCGACCCACCAGTAAGACTCGAGGGAAGCCGATGTTCCGTCGTGCGTTTTGAAAAACGAACCAGGGAGTGCACTTGCTTGGCGAGTCTAACCCGACCATCGGGGAAGGCACAGGGAAACCGATACGGCCGCAGTCTTCATTCGAAGACCAGGGCCACCGTGTTCAAGCGCGGGGAGTCAAGCGGGTGCGACCCGAAACCAGGTGATCTACGCGTGGGCAGGGTGAAGCGTGCCGAAAGGCACGTGGAGGCCCGTTAGGGGTGGTGTCCTACAATACCCTCCCGTGACCTATGCGTAGGGGTGAAAGGCCCATCGAACCTGGCAACAGCTGGTTCCAGCCGAAACATGTCGAAGCATGACCTCTGCTGAGGTAGTCCGCGAGGTAGAGCGACCGATTGGAAGACCCGCCTCCGAGAGGAGTCGGCCTTCCTGTCGAACTCCGAACTTGCGGACGCCACAGATGCAGGGAGTCCGGTGTGCGGGGTAAGCCTGTGCACCGTAAGGGAGACAACCCAGCGGTAGGTTAAGGTCCCCAAGTGTGGATTAAGTGCGATCGAAGGTGGTCCCGAGCCCTAGACAGCCGGGAGGTGAGCTTAGAAGCAGCTACCCTCTAAGAAAAGCGTAACAGCTTACCGGCCGAGGTTCGGGGCGCCCAAAATGATCGGGGCTCAAATCCACCACCGAGACCTACCCGTGTCCGTCACAGGACAATCGCGTAGGCTGGCATTCTGCTCGGACGGAAGCGCGGGCGAGAGTTCGTGTGGACCGAGTAGTAACGAAAATCCTGGTCATAGTAGCAGCGAGAGTCGGGTGTGACACCCGACGGCCTTACGAGCAAGGGTTCCTTGGCACTGCTAATCAGCCAAGGGTTAGTCGATCCTAAGTCTCGCCGTAACTCGACCGAGACAACAGGGAAGCTGGTTAATATTCCAGCACCATTACACAGTGAAAGTCGACGCTTTGGGGACAACCGAACCGGGCTTTCGCCCGGTCGAATCGGATACCGCCGTGGAAGCCGTAACGGCAGGAAGCGGCCAAACTCCGAGACAGCGCAAGTCGGTCGTACCTAGAGCCCGTGAAAAGACGAGTGTAATGATCGTACCGAGATCCGACACAGGTGCTCTGCCGGCGAAAGGCAAGGCCCGTCGGGAGCAACCGGCGTTAGGGAATTCGGCAAGTTAGTCCCGTACGTTCGCAATAAGGGATGCCTGCTCCGGAGAGGAGCAGGTCGCAGTGACTCGGGCGCTCCGACTGTCTAGTAACAACATAGGTGACCGCAAATCCGCAAGGACTCGTACGGTCACTGAATCCTGCCCAGTGCAGGTATCTGAACACCTCGTACAAGAGGACGAAGGACCTGTCAACGGCGGGGGTAACTATGACCCTCTTAAGGTAGCGTAGTACCTTGCCGCTTCAGTAGCGGCTTGCATGAATGGATCAACGAGAGCGCCACTGTCCCAACGCTGGGCCCGGTGAACTGTACGTTCCAGTGCGGAGTCTGGAGACCCCCAAGGGGAAGCGAAGACCCTATAGAGCTTTACTGCAGGCTGTCGCTGAGACGTGGTCGCTACTGTGCAGCATAGGTAGGAGGCGTTACACAGGTACCCGCGCTAGCGGGCCACCGAGCCACCATTGAAATACTACCCGGTAGTGACTGCGACTCTCACTCCTGGCGGAGAACACCGGTAGCCGGGCAGTTTGACTGGGGCGGTACGCGCTCGAAAAGATATCGAGCGCGCCCGATGGTTTCCTCATCCGGGTCGGAGACCCGGAAGAGAGCGCAAGAGCACAAGGAAGCCTGACAGTGATCTTCCCAACGAGGATCGCTGACGCGAAAGCGTGGTCTAGCGAACTTACGAGCCTGCTTGTTGCGGGCCGTAAATGACAGAAAAGCTACCTTAGGGATAACAGAGTCGTCACTCGCAAGAGCACATATCGACCGAGTGGCTTGCTACCTCGATGTCGGTTCCCTCCATCCTGCCCGTGCAGAAGCGGGCAAGGGTGAGGTTGTTCGCCTATTAAAGGAGGTCGTGAGCTGGGTTTAGACCGTCGTGAGACAGGTCGGCTGCTATCTATTGGGGGTGTGAGGTACTTGACGGGAACAAGCGTATAGTACGAGAGGAACTCCGCTTGGGTGCCACTGGTGTACCGGTTGTCTGAGAAGGCAGTTGCCGGGCAGCCACGCACCACGGGGTAAGAGCTGAACGCATCTAAGCTCGAAACCCACCTGGAAAAGAAGTACCACCGAGGACACTCGTAGAAGACGAGTTCGATAGACTCGGGGTGTACGCGCCGAGGCAACGAGGCGTTCAGCCCGCGAGCACTAACAGTCCAAGCCACATTCATTGAATTCGCACTGTGACCCGATGCTGTCGGGTCCAGGCGCAAACTGGATCGCACGTATATACGGCAGTTCGACCCGTGACCGACGTTGGCGCTACGACGGTTCGATTCCGTCGGTCGGCATGAAGGCGGCCAGAGCGGCGGGGACACACCCGTACCCATCCCGAACACGGACGTTAAGCCCGCCTGCGTATCGGCCAGTACTGGAGTGCGCGAGCCTCTGGGAGACCCGATTCGCCGCCTCACCACTCATACTACAGTCATCCTGCCGAGCGACAGCCATCTCGGCTCGGCTTGGTTCGCCGCCCGCGAGCGACGAGTCTCGCCGATCCTATCGCCATCTCACGCGCGATACTGCGTCCCAACCCGGATTAAATCGAATTTAATCGGGCTGAAACCCTCCAAACCCGACTTCAGGGCGTTCCCGATTTAACGGGGTGTAAGCCGTGGCCCCGACCGGCATGAACGCGAAACGAACTGGTGCGATACTGATGGTCGGGCTGTTGCTGGTGTCGGCGGTGGCGCCGGCGGCGGTGACGGCGCAGACCGAAGCGTCGCTGTCGGTAGACGTGACACAGGACGACACAGGGGCCGTGGCGATCACCGTGACGGACAACGGCACGGCCGTGGAGAACGCGACGGTGAACGTGACGGCGAACACGACGTACGCCGACACGGGTACGTTCGAGACGGACGCGAACGGGACGGTCAGGCTCGACAACCCCGAAGAGACGGTCGAACTGACGATTACGGCGACGGAGGCGAACGACACGGCGTCGACGACGGTCGAACTGGAACCGCCCGAGCCGGTCGGGCCGTTCGGCCAGGTCGTCTCGGCGTTCGTCGACGCCGTGAAGGGTGCCGGATTCACTGGCATCGGCTCGCAGGTGTCCGACTTCGTGACGAGCAACAACCCGTCGAACGCGGGCAACTCCGAAGCAGTCGCGAACAACGCGCCGGTGACGCCGCCGGCCGCGGGCAACGATGCACCGGTGACGCCGCCGGGGCAGGAAAAGAAGGACGACTCGCGAATCGTCCCGGCCGGACCGCCGGCCGAGGATCCCGGCAATTCGGGTTCGGCACCGGGTCAGTCCGGCGACGGTAACGGTGAGGACGCCCCGGGTAACTCGGGGTCGGCGCCGGGTCAGTCCGGCGACGATGACGGCGAGGACGAGGCCCCCGGTAATTCGGGGTCGGCGCCGGGCCAGTCCGGCGACGATGACGAAGAGGAGAGCGACGAGGAAGAGGAGAGCGACGAGGAAGAGGAGAGCGACGAGGAAGACGAGAGCGATGACGAAGACGAGAGCGACGAGGAAGACGAGAGCGATGACGAAGACGAGAGCGATGACGAAGACGAGAGCGATGACGAAGACGAGAGCGATGACGAAGACGAGAGCGACGAGGAAGAAGAGAGCGATGACGAAGAAGAGAGCGATGACGAAGACAAGAGCGACGAGGAAGACGAGAGCGACGCCGACGCCGACGATTCGGGCAGTGACGCCGGCGGCAACGGTAACGGCCGATAACTGACAGGGAGTCTCGGAAGTCAGCGACGATTCTCGCCGGGTCGGTCCGGCGAGAGCCTCCGGACGGTTACGACGAACCGATCAGGTCTCCTTTTCCCGGCGGCGCTGTCGGTCGACGACGGCCTCGAGCGTCGCCGGCGCACAGTCGGCGAGCGCGGCCGCCCGCTCGACGGCGACGTTTCGCGTCCGGACGGCGACGGCCGCTCCCGCGACGACGCGCGGGTCGGGGTCGGCTCCGGGACGCCACGCGCGGTCGTCGAGTGACCCACGGTCCGTCGCGGCGACGGTGAGCATCGCGACGGCGACGGCGGCCTGTGGATCGGCCGGCTGCCGGTCGTCCTCGGCGGTCCGAACCGCGCCGTCGGCGACGCCCGCGAGCGCCAGCGCCGGCCCAGGGTCGTCGCAGACGAGTGCGCGGTCGATGGCGGACTCACGAACGTCGTCGAGCATCACGCGGTCGGTCGGGAGAGGGTGTGCTCGACGACGGTGCCGTCGGGGCGGAGCGTCACGGTCCCGAGTTCGACGCGTTCGCCCGTGTCGGCCACGCGGTCGACGGCTCGGAGCGTCTCGTCGCGGTCGAGGTGTGTCCAGACGGCCTCTTCGGCCAGTCGCTGGAAGGCGTCGCGGTCGTCCCACGTGGCGTCGAGGGTCGAGGGGACGTGGACCAGAAAGCGAAAGGCACCCTCGTCGACGCCGATGCTCACGCCGAAGGTGTCGGCTGGCGGCGCGTCGTCGGTGGCGTCGGCCATGTGCGCGTTCGGGCCGCCGGCGGCATAAGGCGGTCGATATGCGTGTGAGTGACTACCGGACGGCAACGTGATGGCGGCGTTTTTGACCGCCGACGGTCGAAGGAGCGTATGAGCTACGCCATCGGCCTCGTCGGCAAGCCTTCCGTGGGCAAGTCGACCTTTTTCAACGCCGCGACGATGAACGACGTGCCGGAGGGCGCCTATCCCTTCACCACTATCGACCCGAGCGTCGGCGAGGCGTACGTCCGCGTCGCGTGTGCAGCCCCGGAGTTCGACGAGACGTGTACGCCGAGCGTCGGCTACTGCGACGACGGGACGCGGTTCGTTCCCGTCCAACTCGTCGACGTGGCCGGGCTGATTCCCGGCGCTCACGAGGGCAAGGGCCTCGGCAACCAGTTCCTGAGCGACCTGAACGAGGCGGACGTGCTGGTCCACGTCGTCGACTTCTCGGGCAAGACGGACAGCGAGGGTGAGCCGACGGAGGGGCACGACCCCCGCGACGACATCGACTTCCTCGAGGACGAACTCGACATGTGGTATCTGGGGATTCTGGAGAAGGGGATCGAACGCTTCGAGTCGAAGTACCACGGCGCGGACGCGAGCATCGAGGCCGATCTGGCCGAGCAGATGAGTGCGTTCCGGACGAACGAGGACGAGATCAAGCGGACCATCCTCGCGGAGGGGCTGGACCTCGATCCGTCGACGTGGGACGGGACGGACCGGGAGTCGCTGGCCCGCGAGATTCGCAAACGAACGAAGCCGATGGTGATCGCGGCGAACAAGATCGACGACCCGGCGGCCGCGGAGAACTTCGCGGACGTCGCCGCCGATCCCGCCTACGACCACCTGCCTATCGTGCCGACGAGCGCACACGCGGAGAAGGCGTTGAGGACTGCCGACGAGGCGAGACGAGTCGACTACACGCCCGGCGACGACGATTTCGCTCTCGTCGACGACGTGAGCGAGGAGCAGGCAGCGGGCTTGGAGCGCATTCGGTCGTTGCTCGCCGACCACGGCGGCACCGGCGTACAGTCGTCGCTCGAGGCGGCGCTGTTCGACGCCCTCGACCTCATCGCGGTGTTCCCGGGGAGCGACGACGGATCGACGAGCGAGGAGGGATCGTTCCGCGACTGCTTTCTCCTGCCCGAGGGGTCGACGGCCGAGGATTTCGCGAACCGCATCCACACGGACTTGGGCGACGGGCTGCTCCACGGCATCGACTGTCGATCCTCGCGGCAGATCGGTAGCGGCCACGTCCTCGACGACCGGGACGTGATCGAACTCGTGACGACGACTTAGTCGAGAGCGTCGTCGACGGCCCGGAGCGCCCAGCGCGCGCTCTCGGCTTTGACCGTCCAGCGGTCGCCGTCGAGGACGCGGCGTTCGGCGCGGGCGAAGGAGTCGCCGGTGCCCCACGGCGCGGCGTAGGCGACGCCGACGAAGACGAGGCCG from Haloplanus salinus encodes:
- a CDS encoding redox-regulated ATPase YchF gives rise to the protein MSYAIGLVGKPSVGKSTFFNAATMNDVPEGAYPFTTIDPSVGEAYVRVACAAPEFDETCTPSVGYCDDGTRFVPVQLVDVAGLIPGAHEGKGLGNQFLSDLNEADVLVHVVDFSGKTDSEGEPTEGHDPRDDIDFLEDELDMWYLGILEKGIERFESKYHGADASIEADLAEQMSAFRTNEDEIKRTILAEGLDLDPSTWDGTDRESLAREIRKRTKPMVIAANKIDDPAAAENFADVAADPAYDHLPIVPTSAHAEKALRTADEARRVDYTPGDDDFALVDDVSEEQAAGLERIRSLLADHGGTGVQSSLEAALFDALDLIAVFPGSDDGSTSEEGSFRDCFLLPEGSTAEDFANRIHTDLGDGLLHGIDCRSSRQIGSGHVLDDRDVIELVTTT